From one Peptoniphilaceae bacterium AMB_02 genomic stretch:
- a CDS encoding dicarboxylate/amino acid:cation symporter encodes MKKLSLPVQILIALVLGVIVGLMLRGNPDIAVNYIKPFGTLFLNLIKLIIVPLVFSSLITGVGNLNDVKQLGRLGGKTLAFYLITTAFAVSLGLIMANVFNVGGGYVLPTEELVVEVKEAPSVVETLLGIIPANPLKAIVEGNMLQIIAFAIILGSGILVLGEKGKILFQVFDSLAETMYVITGAIMRLAPIGVFALIVPVIAEHGAGILQSLLRLIIIAYVASFIHAGVIYSASVQFLGGMSPIKFFKGISPASILAFTTSSSSGTLPVTMKCCEDNLGVSKPVASFVLPLGATINMDGTAIYQGVSALFIAQVFGIDLSIGQQLGIVLTATLASIGTAGVPGAGMIMLTLVLQSTGLPLEGIALIAGVDRILDMIRTSVNVTGDAACAVVVAKSEGELSEVN; translated from the coding sequence ATGAAGAAATTATCATTACCTGTTCAGATTTTAATTGCACTTGTTCTTGGAGTTATCGTAGGACTTATGCTTAGAGGAAATCCCGATATAGCAGTTAACTACATAAAGCCATTTGGAACACTGTTCTTAAATCTGATCAAATTAATCATTGTACCACTTGTATTCTCATCATTGATTACAGGTGTCGGAAACCTTAATGATGTTAAACAACTAGGTAGACTTGGAGGAAAGACACTGGCATTTTACTTAATAACTACAGCCTTTGCAGTAAGCCTTGGACTAATAATGGCCAATGTTTTCAATGTCGGAGGAGGTTATGTACTGCCAACAGAAGAATTAGTAGTGGAAGTTAAAGAAGCACCAAGTGTTGTAGAAACACTACTTGGAATTATACCGGCTAATCCACTTAAAGCTATCGTAGAAGGAAATATGCTCCAAATCATAGCATTTGCAATAATACTTGGATCAGGAATCCTCGTATTGGGTGAGAAGGGCAAAATACTGTTTCAAGTATTTGATTCATTGGCTGAAACCATGTATGTTATCACAGGTGCAATAATGAGACTTGCTCCTATAGGTGTATTCGCATTAATCGTACCGGTAATTGCTGAACATGGAGCTGGAATTCTACAGTCCTTATTGAGACTGATTATCATAGCGTATGTTGCAAGTTTCATACACGCAGGAGTTATCTATTCCGCATCGGTACAGTTCTTAGGGGGAATGAGTCCGATAAAATTCTTCAAAGGAATAAGCCCGGCATCGATACTTGCATTCACGACATCAAGCAGTTCAGGAACCCTTCCTGTTACCATGAAATGTTGTGAAGATAATCTTGGAGTATCCAAGCCTGTAGCGAGTTTCGTACTACCTCTTGGAGCTACTATTAATATGGACGGAACTGCAATCTATCAGGGAGTAAGTGCATTGTTTATAGCTCAAGTATTCGGAATTGACCTAAGCATAGGACAACAACTCGGAATCGTACTTACGGCGACACTGGCTTCTATTGGAACGGCGGGAGTTCCCGGTGCCGGTATGATAATGCTGACTCTAGTACTTCAAAGTACAGGATTGCCATTAGAAGGGATAGCACTTATTGCCGGAGTTGATAGAATCCTTGACATGATAAGAACTTCTGTAAACGTAACCGGTGATGCTGCTTGTGCAGTAGTAGTAGCAAAATCTGAAGGAGAACTTAGCGAGGTTAATTAA
- a CDS encoding sodium-dependent transporter has translation MDNTKKFKSKWGFILTAVGSAVGMANVWGFPYKLTTEGGGAFLIAYLFFIIVFGYIGLSAEYAIGRRANTGTLGAYEYAWKSRGMEGAGKIVGWLPLAGSMCIAIGYACIISYVLKALFQAITGSLMTVNPGPWFESFALVNYSVIPYHIIIVVVTLLTCITGADSIEKANKFMMPLFFVLFIILAIRVAFLPNAINGYAFMFKPDWAEIMKPQTLVSAMGQAFFSLSITGSGMIVCGAYLSKKEDIIDGAKKTAIFDTIAAMVAAFVMVPALFSYGLDQARGPGLLFVTLPTILQDMPGGRIFAIILFTAVVFGGVSSLQNMFEVVAESLMHKIPKLTRKVTLVILGVITFGIGVNMEAIVKWGPWMDIVSIYIIPLGATLGAISWFWILKKDELMDEINTSSSKIYGDVWYNLGRYFYTPLAIILCIVALAFKVAF, from the coding sequence ATGGACAATACTAAAAAGTTTAAATCCAAATGGGGATTTATTCTAACAGCAGTTGGATCGGCTGTAGGTATGGCAAACGTTTGGGGTTTTCCATACAAGCTGACAACAGAGGGTGGAGGAGCGTTCTTAATAGCTTATCTATTCTTTATCATCGTTTTTGGTTATATTGGACTATCAGCAGAATATGCGATAGGACGTAGAGCAAACACAGGTACACTCGGTGCATATGAGTATGCATGGAAGAGTAGGGGAATGGAAGGTGCAGGTAAAATCGTAGGATGGTTACCGCTAGCAGGATCAATGTGTATAGCAATCGGTTATGCTTGTATCATATCCTATGTACTTAAAGCACTGTTCCAAGCGATAACAGGAAGTTTGATGACCGTTAATCCGGGGCCATGGTTTGAAAGTTTTGCACTTGTAAATTATTCTGTTATTCCATACCACATAATCATAGTCGTTGTAACATTACTTACTTGTATCACAGGTGCTGATTCTATTGAAAAAGCTAATAAATTTATGATGCCGCTATTCTTCGTATTATTTATTATTTTAGCTATAAGAGTTGCATTCCTTCCTAATGCTATTAATGGTTATGCATTTATGTTTAAACCTGATTGGGCAGAGATAATGAAACCTCAGACTTTAGTATCGGCAATGGGGCAGGCATTCTTCTCACTTTCTATTACCGGTTCCGGTATGATTGTGTGTGGTGCTTATCTTTCTAAGAAGGAAGATATAATCGATGGCGCCAAGAAGACTGCTATATTTGATACAATTGCCGCTATGGTAGCTGCATTTGTAATGGTACCTGCATTATTCTCCTATGGTCTAGACCAAGCAAGAGGACCTGGACTGTTATTTGTTACACTTCCAACCATTCTACAAGATATGCCTGGTGGAAGAATATTTGCGATAATTCTGTTTACAGCAGTAGTATTCGGTGGTGTTTCATCACTACAAAATATGTTTGAGGTTGTTGCCGAATCACTTATGCATAAGATACCTAAACTGACAAGAAAAGTTACACTGGTTATTCTTGGTGTTATAACATTTGGTATTGGGGTTAATATGGAAGCCATAGTAAAATGGGGTCCTTGGATGGATATAGTTTCTATCTATATAATTCCACTGGGAGCTACACTTGGTGCGATTTCATGGTTCTGGATTCTTAAGAAGGATGAACTAATGGATGAAATCAATACCTCATCTTCCAAAATATATGGTGATGTTTGGTATAATTTAGGTAGATACTTCTATACACCGCTTGCAATAATATTATGTATTGTAGCATTAGCATTTAAGGTGGCTTTCTAA
- a CDS encoding biotin--[acetyl-CoA-carboxylase] ligase produces MKKRFKTYYFDSLESTNDTAKELVNKTDREFVISTYNQIKGKGKGDRVWHTAAGSGLAISFLVKNPNLKIISAYTSIAAIAVTKLLQGYGIESRIKWPNDILISGKKICGILCESSILSGAPSHVVVGIGLNVNQNPTDFPEEIKDISTSMSIVLNKQIDLKEVEQSLVEIFTEVLENFETDPNYYYDELLQKSIIIGKRCRVLENGLCSTVLIHSVEIDNSLIIVDDKGMRRIYSADILEII; encoded by the coding sequence ATGAAGAAGAGGTTTAAAACATACTATTTTGATTCGTTGGAATCGACCAATGATACTGCAAAAGAGTTAGTGAATAAAACTGATAGAGAGTTTGTCATCAGCACCTATAATCAAATTAAAGGGAAGGGAAAGGGAGATAGAGTTTGGCACACTGCAGCAGGGAGCGGGCTTGCAATAAGCTTTTTGGTAAAAAATCCCAATCTTAAGATTATTTCCGCGTATACATCCATCGCTGCCATAGCAGTTACAAAACTTTTACAGGGGTATGGAATAGAATCCCGAATAAAATGGCCAAATGATATCCTGATATCCGGGAAAAAGATTTGTGGGATACTCTGTGAATCCTCTATTTTATCCGGAGCTCCTTCCCATGTAGTAGTGGGCATAGGATTAAATGTAAACCAAAACCCAACGGACTTCCCTGAAGAGATAAAAGATATATCTACTTCAATGTCCATTGTCTTAAATAAGCAAATAGATTTAAAAGAGGTTGAACAGTCGCTTGTAGAGATTTTTACTGAAGTTTTAGAGAACTTTGAAACCGATCCCAATTATTATTATGATGAATTGTTACAAAAGAGCATCATCATAGGCAAAAGATGTAGAGTTTTAGAAAACGGATTGTGTTCTACAGTTCTCATTCATTCAGTTGAAATCGACAACAGTTTGATTATAGTAGATGATAAAGGTATGAGGCGAATCTATAGTGCCGATATTTTAGAAATTATTTAA
- a CDS encoding winged helix DNA-binding protein, translated as MLEELFEEVYEKFKLNFYRSIFSGFEYRDASLSALETFCVEVIYALERPTINELALFLNISQPNAAYKVASLVKKGYVVKVQSDADKREYYLELTDRFYDYLKIKNEYVDQVISRFKERFNEEDIEKLEYFLKVISDELMPEVTSFIRERRHEEEV; from the coding sequence ATGCTAGAAGAATTATTTGAAGAAGTATATGAGAAATTTAAACTAAATTTTTATCGAAGTATCTTCAGTGGCTTTGAATATAGAGATGCATCTCTAAGTGCACTTGAAACATTTTGTGTAGAGGTAATCTATGCCTTGGAGAGACCTACCATAAATGAGTTAGCCTTATTCTTAAATATTTCACAACCTAATGCTGCGTATAAAGTAGCTAGTTTAGTAAAAAAAGGATATGTTGTAAAAGTTCAGTCGGATGCAGATAAAAGGGAATACTATCTTGAATTGACCGATAGATTTTACGATTATCTAAAAATAAAAAATGAATATGTAGATCAAGTTATTTCAAGATTCAAAGAGAGATTTAATGAAGAGGATATAGAAAAGCTGGAATACTTTTTAAAAGTAATCAGTGATGAACTGATGCCTGAAGTAACTTCTTTTATAAGAGAAAGACGTCATGAAGAAGAGGTTTAA
- the fabZ gene encoding 3-hydroxyacyl-ACP dehydratase FabZ: MKLDINQIKEIIPHRHPFLLVDVVEDYSPGEFAIGKKAVSYVEPYFAGHYPDMPVMPGVLIIEALAQVGAIAILTLDELKGKTPLFAGINKARFKRQVVPGDTLVLNTEIIKRRGSIGVGNGVATVDGEIACECELMFYIAD; this comes from the coding sequence ATGAAACTGGATATCAATCAAATCAAAGAAATCATCCCTCATAGACATCCGTTTTTATTAGTAGATGTAGTTGAGGATTATTCACCGGGCGAGTTTGCCATTGGGAAGAAGGCGGTTTCTTATGTGGAGCCATACTTTGCCGGTCATTATCCCGATATGCCGGTCATGCCCGGTGTGTTAATAATTGAGGCCCTTGCACAGGTTGGTGCAATTGCAATCTTGACATTGGACGAGCTCAAGGGAAAAACACCCCTTTTTGCCGGAATAAATAAGGCGAGATTTAAAAGACAAGTCGTGCCGGGAGATACTCTGGTACTGAATACGGAAATTATTAAAAGACGAGGCAGTATTGGAGTAGGTAATGGAGTCGCCACCGTTGATGGCGAGATTGCATGTGAATGTGAATTGATGTTCTATATTGCAGACTAA
- the fabF gene encoding beta-ketoacyl-ACP synthase II, translated as MKRRVVVTGMGAVSPIGSELDEILQNLKKGYCSVDEITHYDTTGREVKLACEVRDFPFKEYIGVKELKRMDRVTAFAIVAGKKAYADSGLSAEDIQNNDRVTVHLSSGIGGLETIEKEMIRGLDRGFDRISPFFTPMAISNMSSAQLSIALGINGASFCPVTACAGGTNALGDAFRSIRDGYADISFAGGTEASITALGVGGFTAMKALSNSTDKNRASIPFDLDRNGFVMGEGSAVMVLEELDHALKRGAKIYAEVVGVGYTSDASHITAPNEEGTWAAKAMTNAIEDAGITYDSIDYINAHGTSTPLNDICETRAIKLAFKDHAEKIKISSTKSMTGHLLGAAGAIEGLITVLALQNAFIPPTVNHQKDDPECDLDIVVNSAVDMSIKYAVSNSLGFGGHNISIIMKKWEE; from the coding sequence ATGAAAAGAAGAGTAGTAGTAACGGGAATGGGAGCTGTTAGTCCCATCGGTTCGGAATTGGATGAGATATTACAAAATCTTAAAAAGGGTTACTGCTCAGTAGATGAAATCACTCATTATGACACTACTGGCAGAGAAGTTAAACTTGCCTGCGAGGTAAGGGATTTTCCATTCAAAGAATATATAGGTGTAAAAGAACTAAAGAGAATGGACAGGGTAACTGCTTTTGCCATAGTTGCCGGTAAAAAAGCTTATGCTGACAGCGGACTGAGTGCTGAAGATATCCAGAACAATGATAGAGTCACTGTTCACTTATCCAGTGGAATTGGGGGACTGGAGACCATAGAAAAAGAAATGATCAGGGGATTGGATAGGGGATTCGATAGAATTTCTCCATTTTTTACTCCGATGGCAATCTCCAATATGAGCAGTGCACAGTTATCCATAGCTCTTGGAATAAATGGTGCATCTTTCTGCCCGGTAACTGCCTGTGCAGGCGGAACCAATGCTCTAGGCGATGCATTCAGAAGTATTAGAGACGGATATGCAGATATTTCTTTTGCGGGAGGAACAGAAGCCAGTATAACAGCTCTTGGAGTAGGTGGATTTACTGCGATGAAGGCACTATCAAATTCAACTGATAAGAACAGGGCTTCCATACCATTCGACCTGGATAGAAACGGATTTGTCATGGGAGAAGGATCGGCAGTTATGGTACTTGAAGAACTCGATCATGCTTTAAAAAGAGGAGCCAAGATATATGCTGAAGTCGTAGGAGTAGGATATACGAGTGATGCAAGCCATATCACTGCACCGAATGAAGAAGGCACATGGGCCGCAAAAGCCATGACAAATGCCATCGAGGATGCGGGCATCACATATGACAGTATAGATTATATAAATGCACACGGGACCTCAACACCACTTAATGATATCTGTGAAACTAGAGCAATAAAGCTGGCCTTTAAGGACCATGCTGAGAAGATTAAAATATCTTCAACCAAGTCCATGACAGGACATCTACTTGGAGCGGCAGGAGCCATAGAGGGATTGATAACGGTATTGGCACTTCAAAATGCTTTCATTCCACCAACGGTTAATCATCAAAAAGACGATCCAGAATGCGACCTGGATATAGTTGTTAACAGTGCAGTTGATATGAGTATTAAATATGCTGTAAGCAATTCACTGGGATTTGGCGGTCATAATATATCTATTATTATGAAGAAATGGGAGGAATAA
- the fabG gene encoding 3-oxoacyl-[acyl-carrier-protein] reductase, with the protein MKEMKTAIITGAAKGIGRSIALKLADAGFALVLNDMKWDAESESVFSDRNCDYVLSSGDVSSSEYVKSLMDTAMEKYGSIDVVVNNAGITRDGLIIKMSEEDFDKVIEVNLKGVFNVMKASARIMMKQRIGRIINISSIVGLRGNAGQINYAAAKGGVIAMTKSLAKELASRSVLVNAIAPGFIKTDMTDVLPENVVESLLTQIPLGKLGEVEDVANLALFLASEESGYITGQIISVDGGMNI; encoded by the coding sequence ATGAAAGAAATGAAAACTGCTATAATCACCGGTGCAGCTAAAGGCATTGGTAGAAGCATAGCACTGAAACTGGCTGATGCCGGTTTTGCATTGGTTTTAAATGATATGAAATGGGATGCGGAATCCGAAAGTGTATTTAGTGACCGTAACTGTGACTATGTACTGTCTTCTGGTGATGTATCTTCATCGGAATATGTAAAATCTCTAATGGACACTGCAATGGAAAAATACGGCTCAATAGATGTGGTTGTAAACAATGCCGGTATTACAAGAGATGGATTGATAATAAAAATGAGCGAAGAAGACTTCGATAAAGTTATAGAAGTAAACCTTAAGGGAGTTTTCAACGTCATGAAGGCAAGCGCCCGAATAATGATGAAACAAAGAATCGGAAGGATAATAAATATTTCTTCCATAGTGGGCTTAAGAGGTAATGCAGGTCAAATCAATTATGCTGCTGCAAAGGGCGGGGTAATAGCAATGACTAAATCATTAGCCAAAGAACTTGCCTCCAGATCTGTGCTTGTAAATGCGATTGCTCCCGGATTTATTAAGACCGATATGACTGATGTACTTCCTGAAAATGTAGTTGAATCACTGCTTACGCAGATACCGCTAGGCAAACTTGGAGAAGTTGAAGATGTCGCAAATCTGGCATTATTCTTGGCTTCAGAGGAATCGGGCTATATAACCGGTCAAATAATCAGCGTTGATGGGGGTATGAATATATAA
- a CDS encoding ACP S-malonyltransferase, which translates to MKLGILFSGQGSQRPNMGYDLYKGSESVRKFYDSLKLDFDIRDISFGADENTLKQTIYTQPVLVAFHIAVLELLKEMGVKYDYIAGLSLGEFSGLTAAGVLSPPEVMEIIENRAKYMSDCCSAQPSTLIALLGLDEGEISEHILELRNREIFIEIANLNCPKQVVVGIKKENINEVMDYFSGVGKLRIVPLEVEGAFHTSIMDDAAEKLVRKLSEYEFKEEKTPIVFNRTGGFRNNESFVKLLSEQANHTTYFEKSLRKMMDMGVNTFFEIGYNDIFKGFIKRIDRSIKVIALNTMESIERLDKEFII; encoded by the coding sequence ATGAAACTGGGAATACTTTTTTCAGGACAGGGCAGTCAAAGACCCAATATGGGATACGACTTATATAAAGGCAGTGAGAGTGTAAGGAAATTTTACGATTCACTAAAACTCGATTTTGATATAAGAGATATATCTTTTGGAGCCGATGAAAATACACTTAAACAGACAATTTACACTCAACCGGTATTGGTAGCTTTTCATATTGCAGTATTAGAACTCCTTAAAGAAATGGGAGTAAAGTACGACTATATTGCAGGACTTAGCCTCGGTGAATTTTCAGGGCTGACTGCAGCCGGTGTATTGAGCCCTCCTGAAGTTATGGAAATCATAGAAAACAGAGCTAAATATATGTCAGACTGTTGTAGTGCTCAGCCATCTACACTGATTGCACTGCTTGGACTGGATGAAGGTGAGATTTCGGAGCATATATTAGAGCTAAGAAATAGAGAAATCTTCATTGAAATCGCCAATCTAAACTGTCCAAAACAAGTTGTCGTAGGGATAAAAAAGGAGAATATCAACGAAGTTATGGACTATTTTTCAGGTGTAGGAAAGCTTAGAATAGTACCTCTTGAAGTCGAGGGAGCTTTTCATACCTCGATAATGGACGATGCTGCAGAAAAATTAGTTCGGAAATTGTCTGAATACGAATTTAAAGAAGAGAAAACTCCGATAGTATTTAATAGAACGGGAGGCTTTAGAAATAATGAATCATTTGTAAAGCTACTTTCCGAACAAGCTAATCATACCACCTATTTTGAAAAATCACTTAGGAAAATGATGGATATGGGAGTAAATACTTTCTTTGAGATAGGATACAATGATATTTTTAAAGGATTTATTAAGCGTATAGATAGAAGTATTAAAGTCATAGCTCTAAATACTATGGAATCAATTGAAAGACTAGATAAGGAGTTTATTATATGA
- a CDS encoding nitronate monooxygenase family protein yields the protein MDIKIKDRTLELPIIQGGMGVGVSLGRLAGTVASFGAMGTISMVDIGFKEEDFWKKPLEANIRAYRKELAKAKEISKGKGLIAVNMMSVATDYDALIEEIMDSEADAVIVGAGLPLKLPEKNINGKLLAPIVSGKRALDLICRTWLRRFETLPDFVILEGRGAGGHLGFSLQELDDPVHNLEDLTVEVVEYLKEYEVSHGVKIPLFVAGSVMDNEDLNLYRSLGATGLQIGTRFLTTTEADAHENMKQLIVDSSSEDLVIIKSPVGIYGRAINNKLIKDLEDGRIAPSRCINCLKPCNPKTTDFCISEKLIQTANGDVGNGLVFCGSRVDEIKSIISVKEVLENVMGGNL from the coding sequence ATGGATATTAAAATTAAGGACAGGACACTTGAACTACCAATAATCCAGGGCGGAATGGGAGTAGGAGTATCTCTTGGTAGACTGGCAGGTACTGTAGCTTCATTCGGAGCAATGGGCACGATATCAATGGTGGATATAGGTTTTAAAGAAGAAGACTTTTGGAAGAAGCCACTTGAAGCAAATATCAGAGCATATAGAAAAGAACTTGCAAAAGCCAAAGAGATCTCAAAAGGTAAGGGACTAATTGCCGTAAATATGATGTCTGTAGCTACAGATTACGATGCATTGATAGAAGAAATTATGGACAGTGAAGCAGATGCGGTGATAGTAGGTGCTGGTCTACCGCTTAAATTGCCTGAAAAAAACATCAATGGAAAACTGCTTGCGCCAATAGTATCCGGTAAAAGAGCTTTGGATCTCATATGCAGAACCTGGCTTAGAAGATTTGAAACTCTTCCGGACTTTGTCATCTTGGAAGGAAGAGGAGCAGGTGGTCATCTTGGATTTTCACTTCAAGAGCTCGACGATCCGGTTCACAATTTAGAAGACTTAACTGTTGAAGTTGTGGAATATCTAAAGGAATACGAAGTCAGTCATGGAGTTAAGATACCACTATTTGTTGCAGGATCTGTAATGGATAATGAGGATTTAAATCTATATCGCTCACTCGGTGCTACCGGTCTACAGATCGGTACCAGATTTTTAACTACTACCGAAGCCGATGCTCATGAAAATATGAAGCAGTTGATAGTGGACTCATCCTCCGAGGATCTGGTAATAATTAAATCACCTGTCGGCATATACGGAAGAGCTATAAATAATAAGCTCATAAAGGATCTAGAGGACGGAAGAATTGCACCTTCCAGGTGTATAAATTGCCTCAAACCATGTAATCCGAAGACTACTGATTTTTGCATAAGTGAAAAATTAATTCAAACTGCAAACGGAGATGTCGGAAACGGACTGGTTTTTTGCGGTAGCAGGGTCGACGAGATAAAATCAATAATTTCAGTTAAAGAAGTTTTGGAAAATGTAATGGGAGGAAATCTATGA
- a CDS encoding nitronate monooxygenase, which yields MKLQEMLGIKYPFIQGGMANIATGEFAAAVSEAGGLGLIGSGGMSVAELEENIDKAKSLTDKPFGVNLMLLHPDVDEMAELMIKKNIPIVTTGAGNPAKYIKDWKASGMIVIPVIPNPTLGVRMERLGVDAVIAEGMEAGGHIGHMTTLTLLPQTVKRLKIPVIAAGGIASGIQMLACEIMGAIGFQIGTAFLATKECPIHQAYKDKVIKATDTNVTIIGMNIGIPIRLLRNEMSREYTEKECLGWDKFQLEKFTLGALRRAVREGDVSTGSLMAGLTVAQLDREKTVAELMKDLYDDYLIEKEKFTNGY from the coding sequence ATGAAATTACAAGAAATGCTGGGGATTAAATACCCCTTTATACAAGGCGGAATGGCCAATATTGCAACGGGAGAATTTGCTGCAGCGGTATCTGAAGCTGGAGGTTTGGGTCTAATAGGTTCAGGTGGAATGTCTGTTGCTGAACTTGAAGAAAATATAGACAAAGCAAAATCACTTACAGATAAACCCTTCGGAGTCAATCTAATGCTACTGCATCCCGATGTGGATGAGATGGCAGAACTTATGATAAAGAAGAATATCCCGATAGTGACGACGGGAGCGGGAAATCCTGCTAAATATATTAAGGACTGGAAAGCATCCGGAATGATTGTAATACCGGTAATTCCAAATCCCACCCTTGGAGTCAGGATGGAAAGGCTGGGTGTTGATGCCGTTATAGCTGAAGGGATGGAAGCCGGAGGTCATATTGGGCATATGACGACCTTGACTCTTCTACCTCAAACTGTAAAGAGATTAAAAATACCCGTAATTGCAGCAGGAGGGATTGCATCGGGGATTCAAATGCTGGCTTGTGAAATAATGGGGGCTATTGGCTTCCAGATAGGCACTGCTTTTCTAGCAACTAAAGAATGTCCGATACACCAAGCTTATAAGGATAAAGTCATTAAAGCTACTGATACAAATGTTACAATTATAGGAATGAATATTGGAATACCTATAAGACTTTTAAGAAATGAAATGAGTAGGGAATATACTGAAAAAGAATGCCTGGGCTGGGATAAGTTTCAGCTGGAGAAGTTTACACTTGGAGCACTGCGTAGAGCAGTACGCGAAGGGGATGTATCGACAGGTTCACTGATGGCGGGACTTACTGTAGCACAGCTCGATAGAGAAAAAACAGTTGCCGAACTTATGAAAGATCTCTATGATGATTATCTAATTGAAAAGGAAAAGTTTACAAATGGATATTAA